Proteins encoded together in one Candidatus Sulfotelmatobacter sp. window:
- a CDS encoding ferritin-like domain-containing protein, which yields MENNGLKELYIDELRDLYSAENQLVKALPKMAEGAASDELRQGFEEHLEQTKGHVQRLEQIFEELGEKPKGNKCKGMQGLIEEGSDVLNEDFEEAVLDAALIGAAQRVEHYEIAAYGTVSAFAELLGQSEQASLLNETLQEEKETDEKLTELSKEINSQANEGSSEEDRKEGSEMSTGKTRGAQKTGRRTAA from the coding sequence ATGGAAAACAATGGACTCAAGGAACTGTACATCGACGAATTGCGAGACTTGTACAGCGCAGAAAATCAACTGGTGAAAGCACTGCCCAAGATGGCAGAGGGGGCAGCATCAGACGAGCTTCGGCAAGGCTTCGAGGAGCACCTGGAACAGACAAAAGGACATGTGCAGCGTCTCGAGCAGATTTTCGAGGAGCTCGGCGAAAAACCGAAAGGCAATAAATGTAAAGGGATGCAAGGACTCATTGAAGAAGGCTCAGATGTTCTGAACGAAGACTTCGAAGAGGCGGTATTGGATGCCGCACTTATCGGAGCGGCCCAGCGGGTCGAACACTATGAAATTGCTGCCTACGGAACGGTCTCCGCGTTTGCGGAACTTCTTGGACAATCGGAGCAGGCATCTTTGCTAAACGAAACTCTTCAGGAGGAGAAGGAGACAGACGAGAAGTTGACCGAGCTGTCGAAAGAAATCAATTCGCAGGCCAACGAAGGAAGCAGCGAGGAGGACAGGAAAGAAGGCAGCGAAATGTCCACCGGGAAAACTCGGGGAGCACAGAAAACGGGGCGACGAACAGCAGCATAG
- a CDS encoding UdgX family uracil-DNA binding protein (This protein belongs to the uracil DNA glycosylase superfamily, members of which act in excision repair of DNA. However, it belongs more specifically to UdgX branch, whose founding member was found to bind uracil in DNA (where it does not belong), without cleaving it, appears to promote DNA repair by a pathway involving RecA, rather than base excision.) produces MQHSADSSATREKVDNTAARLIPSRASITALRQSARACHACELWRNATQTVFGEGSSKASIMLVGEQPGDREDRIGRPFVGPAGKLLDEALTEAGIDRARVYVTNVVKHFKWSPAERGKRRIHKKPRYSEIHACRPWLDAELQVVKPQILVCLGATAAQALLGRDFSVTRRHGQVVESPLAPFVTATVHPSSILRAPDGESRQKQMRMFIDDLKGVAHLAEKNGA; encoded by the coding sequence ATGCAGCATTCGGCTGACAGCTCCGCGACTCGGGAGAAGGTTGACAACACCGCCGCTCGGCTCATTCCCTCCAGGGCTTCCATCACTGCGTTACGGCAATCCGCGCGCGCGTGCCACGCCTGCGAGCTTTGGAGAAATGCTACGCAGACGGTTTTCGGAGAAGGAAGCTCGAAGGCATCGATTATGCTGGTCGGAGAACAACCGGGAGATCGAGAGGACCGAATCGGTCGTCCTTTTGTGGGTCCGGCTGGGAAGCTACTCGATGAAGCGTTGACCGAAGCCGGCATCGACCGCGCCCGGGTGTATGTGACTAATGTCGTGAAACATTTCAAGTGGTCGCCCGCGGAGCGCGGCAAGCGACGCATTCATAAGAAGCCTCGATATTCGGAAATTCATGCGTGCCGTCCGTGGCTGGATGCAGAGCTTCAGGTGGTCAAACCGCAGATACTGGTTTGCCTGGGAGCCACCGCGGCGCAGGCACTGCTGGGAAGAGACTTCAGCGTCACTCGGCGTCACGGGCAAGTTGTCGAGTCGCCGCTTGCGCCGTTCGTCACAGCCACTGTTCATCCATCCTCGATTCTACGAGCGCCGGACGGCGAATCGCGGCAGAAGCAGATGCGTATGTTTATCGACGACCTTAAGGGAG